Proteins from a genomic interval of Alphaproteobacteria bacterium:
- a CDS encoding ABC transporter permease, which yields MIRYVAHRLLVMVPTLLVISFLVFVIIQLPPGDIFSNIVNELRSQGERGQAQLEYLRQTYGFDKPFVEQYFNWLWNLLNGNLGYSFDLEQPVSQVVGERFLFTFILNFFTILFIWAVAFPIGVYSAVYQYSVGDYLATFIGYLGLAVPNFLLAIVMLYLANEWFGTSIGGLMDDQYRDQPWSLAKVGSVLEHLWVPVVIIGTSGTAGMIRRLRANVLDELQKQYVVTARAKGVPRGRLLIKYPLRMALNPFIADIGNLLPQVISGAAIVSVVLGLDTSGEMLVRALQVQDMYLAGAFLMFLAVLTVIGTLVSDLLLAWLDPRIRLGGGTGR from the coding sequence ATGATCCGCTATGTGGCGCATCGCCTGCTGGTGATGGTGCCGACGCTGCTGGTGATCAGCTTCCTGGTCTTCGTCATCATCCAGCTGCCGCCCGGCGACATCTTCTCCAACATCGTCAACGAGCTGCGCTCGCAGGGCGAGCGCGGCCAGGCCCAGCTCGAGTATCTGCGCCAGACCTACGGCTTCGACAAGCCGTTCGTGGAACAGTATTTCAACTGGCTGTGGAACCTGCTCAACGGCAACCTCGGCTACTCCTTCGACCTCGAGCAGCCGGTCAGCCAGGTCGTCGGCGAACGCTTCCTGTTCACCTTCATCCTGAACTTCTTCACCATCCTGTTCATCTGGGCGGTGGCGTTCCCGATCGGGGTTTATTCGGCGGTCTACCAGTACAGCGTCGGCGACTATCTGGCGACGTTCATCGGCTATCTCGGCTTGGCCGTGCCGAACTTCCTGCTTGCCATCGTCATGCTCTACCTGGCCAACGAATGGTTCGGCACCAGCATCGGCGGGCTGATGGACGACCAGTATCGCGACCAGCCCTGGAGCCTGGCCAAGGTCGGCTCGGTGCTTGAGCACCTGTGGGTGCCGGTGGTGATCATCGGCACGTCGGGCACGGCCGGCATGATCCGCCGGCTGCGCGCCAACGTGCTCGACGAGCTGCAGAAGCAATACGTGGTCACCGCGCGCGCCAAGGGGGTGCCGCGCGGCCGGCTGCTGATCAAGTACCCGCTGCGGATGGCGCTGAACCCGTTCATCGCCGACATCGGCAACCTGCTGCCGCAGGTGATCAGCGGCGCGGCGATCGTCTCGGTCGTGCTCGGCCTCGACACCTCCGGCGAGATGCTGGTGCGCGCCCTGCAGGTGCAGGACATGTATCTGGCCGGCGCCTTCCTGATGTTCCTGGCGGTGCTGACCGTGATCGGCACGCTGGTGTCCGATCTGCTGCTGGCGTGGCTCGACCCGCGCATCCGGCTCGGCGGGGGGACGGGCCGGTGA
- a CDS encoding ABC transporter permease, translating to MSPEMQRYYMASQWTMMWWKLRRHKLAVISGLFLGLLYLSCLFSEMLAPYALESRDNAYIYAPPMEVHWSHDGEFVGPFVYPVEKRMVIDATTFEERWVEDTSRPMPLRWFCSGDSYAWLGLIEMDFHIVCPPEGGAFHWLGADSLGKDIWSRMIYGARISLTVGLVGVALSFMLGIVIGGLAGYYGGWIDAAVQRVIEILRSFPELPLWMALSAALPATWDMVWIYFGLTLILALLDWPSLARAVRSKLLALREEDFATAAYLMGAKPKRIIGRHLLPSFASHLIASASLSVPGMILAETALSYLGLGLDSPAVSWGVLMKEATDFTEVVLHPWLIYPMVPVVLVVLAFNFLGDGLRDAADPYK from the coding sequence ATGTCGCCGGAAATGCAGCGCTACTACATGGCGTCGCAGTGGACGATGATGTGGTGGAAGCTGCGCCGTCACAAGCTGGCGGTGATATCCGGCCTGTTCCTCGGCCTGCTCTACCTGTCGTGCCTGTTCAGCGAGATGCTGGCGCCCTATGCGCTGGAAAGCCGCGACAACGCCTATATCTATGCGCCGCCGATGGAGGTGCATTGGAGCCACGACGGCGAATTCGTCGGGCCGTTCGTCTACCCGGTCGAGAAGCGGATGGTGATCGACGCCACCACCTTCGAGGAACGCTGGGTCGAAGACACCTCCAGGCCGATGCCGCTGCGCTGGTTCTGCAGCGGCGACAGCTATGCCTGGCTCGGCCTGATCGAGATGGACTTCCACATCGTCTGCCCGCCGGAGGGCGGCGCCTTCCACTGGCTCGGCGCCGATTCGCTGGGCAAGGACATCTGGTCGCGCATGATCTACGGCGCGCGCATCTCGCTGACCGTCGGTCTGGTCGGCGTCGCGCTCAGCTTCATGCTCGGTATCGTCATCGGCGGGCTGGCCGGCTATTACGGCGGCTGGATCGACGCCGCGGTCCAGCGCGTGATCGAGATCCTGCGCTCGTTCCCCGAGCTGCCGCTGTGGATGGCGCTGTCGGCCGCCCTGCCGGCGACCTGGGACATGGTCTGGATCTATTTCGGCCTGACCCTGATCCTCGCGCTGCTCGACTGGCCGTCGCTGGCGCGCGCGGTGCGTTCGAAGCTGTTGGCCCTGCGCGAGGAGGATTTCGCCACCGCGGCCTATCTGATGGGCGCCAAGCCGAAGCGCATCATCGGCCGGCACCTGCTGCCCAGCTTCGCCAGCCACCTGATCGCCTCGGCCAGCCTGTCGGTCCCGGGCATGATCCTGGCGGAGACGGCGCTCAGCTATCTCGGCCTCGGCCTCGATTCGCCGGCGGTCAGCTGGGGCGTGCTGATGAAGGAGGCGACCGACTTCACCGAGGTGGTGCTGCACCCGTGGCTGATCTATCCGATGGTGCCGGTGGTGCTGGTGGTGCTGGCCTTCAACTTCCTCGGCGACGGCCTGCGCGACGCGGCCGACCCCTACAAGTAG
- the pspF gene encoding phage shock protein operon transcriptional activator, with translation MDHDTLQTPIGSAPAFLDMLAQVSRLAALDRPVLVIGERGSGKEVIAARLHFLSPRWDRPLVRVNCAALSETLLESELFGHEAGAFTGAARRRPGRFELADGGTLFLDEVANASGAVQEKLLRVIEYGTLERVGGNETLEVDVRIVAATNIDLPAAVGAGRFRADLLDRLAFDVVTVPPLRARSEDIVELAEHFAGAMAAELERGRFPGFSAEGIARLQAHDWPGNVRELKNVAERAVFHATALDRPIPVAVIDPFESPWRPAPPTRPATAAAPERTAGQTWPDGSAPLALIETVDRFEAALIANALAANRHNARATARFLGLSYDQLRNRMRKFGL, from the coding sequence ACGCTCCAGACCCCGATCGGCAGCGCGCCCGCCTTCCTCGACATGCTGGCGCAGGTCTCGCGGCTGGCCGCCCTGGACCGGCCGGTGCTGGTGATCGGCGAGCGCGGCTCCGGCAAGGAGGTCATCGCCGCGCGGCTGCACTTCCTGTCGCCGCGCTGGGACCGCCCGCTGGTGCGCGTCAACTGCGCCGCGCTCAGCGAGACGCTGCTGGAGAGCGAGCTGTTCGGCCACGAGGCCGGCGCGTTCACCGGCGCGGCACGCCGGCGGCCGGGCCGCTTCGAGCTAGCCGACGGCGGCACCCTGTTCCTGGACGAGGTCGCCAACGCGTCCGGCGCGGTACAGGAGAAGCTGCTGCGGGTGATCGAGTACGGCACCCTCGAACGGGTCGGCGGCAACGAGACGCTGGAGGTGGACGTGCGCATCGTCGCGGCCACCAACATCGACCTGCCGGCCGCGGTCGGCGCCGGGCGCTTTCGCGCCGACCTGCTCGACCGGCTTGCCTTCGACGTGGTGACGGTACCGCCGCTGCGCGCCCGGTCCGAGGACATCGTCGAGTTGGCCGAGCATTTCGCCGGCGCGATGGCGGCGGAGCTGGAGCGCGGCCGCTTTCCCGGCTTCAGCGCCGAGGGCATCGCGCGGCTGCAGGCGCACGACTGGCCCGGCAACGTGCGCGAGTTGAAGAACGTGGCCGAGCGGGCGGTGTTCCATGCTACCGCGCTGGACAGGCCGATCCCGGTCGCGGTGATCGACCCGTTCGAATCGCCGTGGCGGCCGGCGCCGCCGACCCGGCCGGCCACCGCCGCGGCGCCGGAGCGGACCGCCGGCCAGACCTGGCCGGACGGCTCCGCGCCGCTGGCGTTGATCGAGACGGTCGACCGCTTCGAGGCGGCGCTGATCGCCAACGCGCTTGCCGCCAACCGCCACAACGCCAGGGCGACCGCCCGCTTCCTCGGCCTCAGCTACGACCAGCTGCGCAACCGCATGCGCAAGTTCGGGCTGTGA